From a region of the Teredinibacter turnerae genome:
- a CDS encoding GspH/FimT family pseudopilin — protein MKSLIHVSQRNRLQRGLTLPELLVAMVIFAIVVGFAVPSFQGTLRKQELNSQLGLITSTLAYARSEAISRRKATAICTTADQTSCLSQADWSSGWLVFVDEDADGTLDAGEEILRAGGESGGDSSLTVVADAGAPYAARFNIDGERVAGVNALSLCQGDAASGADTLHSRTITLTNVGSNRVSTGANCP, from the coding sequence ATGAAATCGCTAATACATGTAAGCCAAAGGAATCGCTTGCAGCGAGGCCTTACCCTCCCGGAGCTCTTGGTCGCAATGGTCATATTTGCCATTGTGGTGGGTTTTGCGGTGCCGAGTTTTCAGGGCACGCTACGCAAACAGGAACTCAACTCGCAGCTCGGTCTGATCACGTCGACACTCGCGTATGCGCGTAGCGAGGCTATCTCTCGCCGTAAAGCTACCGCTATTTGTACAACAGCTGATCAAACGAGCTGTCTCAGTCAGGCCGACTGGAGTTCTGGTTGGCTGGTGTTTGTCGACGAAGATGCCGACGGCACACTCGATGCGGGCGAGGAAATCTTGCGTGCCGGAGGTGAGTCAGGAGGGGATTCCTCTTTGACAGTTGTGGCTGACGCCGGCGCACCTTATGCGGCTCGCTTCAATATTGATGGTGAGCGAGTGGCAGGCGTGAATGCACTTTCTTTGTGCCAGGGCGACGCAGCGAGTGGCGCAGACACCTTACATTCGCGAACGATTACACTCACCAATGTAGGCAGCAATCGGGTATCGACAGGGGCTAACTGCCCGTAA
- a CDS encoding FKBP-type peptidyl-prolyl cis-trans isomerase has protein sequence MKALPIGPNTKVTLHFALKLGTGDVVDSNFEADAAQFTVGDGNLLPGFEEVLFGLIAGDEKTFVIPPEKAFGQPNPNNVQDVKREEFAADFPLEVGLVIGFSDAAGAENPAVIRSFDDQTVVVDFNHPLAGETITFDVRIIDVAPVVTH, from the coding sequence ATGAAGGCATTGCCCATCGGCCCGAATACTAAGGTGACGCTGCACTTTGCACTCAAGCTCGGTACCGGGGACGTGGTGGACTCCAACTTCGAAGCCGACGCCGCGCAGTTCACTGTCGGGGATGGCAACCTGCTGCCCGGCTTTGAAGAGGTGCTGTTCGGGTTGATAGCAGGAGACGAAAAAACCTTTGTTATCCCCCCTGAAAAAGCCTTCGGTCAACCTAATCCCAATAACGTCCAGGACGTGAAGCGAGAAGAATTCGCTGCGGATTTTCCTCTGGAGGTCGGCTTGGTGATTGGTTTTAGTGATGCCGCTGGAGCCGAAAACCCCGCGGTCATCCGTTCTTTTGACGACCAAACGGTCGTTGTCGATTTTAATCACCCTTTGGCGGGTGAAACGATCACGTTCGATGTACGAATTATCGATGTTGCGCCGGTGGTCACCCACTGA
- the lspA gene encoding signal peptidase II, translated as MLKPNVLAALKWYGVALLVILLDQITKNVASHMLVLHQPEPITSFFNFTLRHNFGAAFSMFHDAGGWQRWFLAILAAGVSVLLIFWIAKLPRQKWMEALALALVLGGALGNLYDRILLGYVVDFIVVHYKEHEWPAFNIADSAICIGAALLVWDSLFGTKVAKYGDAK; from the coding sequence ATGCTTAAACCGAATGTTCTCGCCGCGCTGAAGTGGTATGGGGTAGCGCTGCTGGTGATCCTGCTGGATCAGATCACCAAAAATGTGGCGAGCCATATGCTGGTGTTACATCAGCCAGAACCTATTACGAGCTTTTTTAACTTCACCCTACGACACAATTTCGGTGCTGCTTTTAGCATGTTTCACGACGCTGGCGGCTGGCAGCGCTGGTTTCTTGCAATTCTGGCCGCTGGCGTAAGCGTGTTATTGATTTTTTGGATCGCCAAGCTGCCGAGACAAAAGTGGATGGAAGCGCTCGCGCTAGCTCTTGTACTCGGTGGGGCCTTAGGTAATTTATACGATCGTATACTGCTGGGTTATGTGGTGGACTTCATTGTGGTTCACTATAAAGAGCACGAATGGCCGGCCTTTAATATCGCTGATTCCGCAATATGTATCGGTGCAGCATTGTTAGTGTGGGACTCGTTGTTCGGTACCAAGGTCGCCAAATATGGAGACGCTAAATGA
- the ileS gene encoding isoleucine--tRNA ligase: MTDYKSTLNLPQTSFAMKANLAQREPQTLKRWQKESLYQQIRQARAGREKFILHDGPPYANGEIHIGHAVNKILKDIIVKAKTLSGFDAPYIPGWDCHGLPIEHNVEKKVGKAGVKVDFATFRKKCREYAAKQVAGQKEGFVRLGVLGDWDKPYLTMDYKTEADIVRALGKIVANGHLVRGFKPVYWSVVGGSALAEAEVEYQEKTSFSIDVKYAVKDETDLTQRVPELGGEGPVSVVIWTTTPWTLPSSQAVSLNADLEYVVVQQPGARVLVAEALLESVGKRAGIDTATIVGRCHGRDLEKLVLQHPFYTRDVPVILGDHVTTDAGTGCVHTAPDHGMEDFEVGSRYGIGTLNYVDENGLYRANVEIFAGEHVYKVDEKIIALLESRGALLHQEKFTHSYPHCWRTKTPLIFRATPQWFISMTKNSLLDTVKTAVDGVEWIPDWGEARMRSMLEASPDWCISRQRTWGVPIALFVHKETQDLHPDTPVLVEKVAALIEADGMDAWFNLNPEDILGDDAANYSKVTDTLDVWFDSGVTHYSVIQQREELQYPADLYLEGSDQHRGWFQSSLKTAIAINGTAPYKQVLTHGFTVDANGKKMSKSIGNTVSPQKVMNELGADVLRLWVAATDFSGDMSVSDEILMRTADSYRRIRNTMRYFMSNLNGFDPVINSVAFDDMVALDRWAVDRAAKLQRDIVACYDSYQFHTIYQKIHNFCIVDMGGFYLDIIKDRVYTMQEDSRARRSAQTAQYLIVQALVRWIAPILSFTADEIWQALPGEKSGPVFVAEWLALPELSEDDALNNSYWQTAAKVKTAVNKVLESKRSSGVIGGSLGAEVTLYASDELYAKLNSLGEELRFVLLVSGVTLQKLDVAPEDADPVDVAGLKVAVTKSEAAKCARCWHQRDDVGSHSEHPELCGRCVSNVEGNGEVRHYA, encoded by the coding sequence ATGACCGATTACAAATCGACGCTGAATCTACCGCAGACCAGTTTTGCCATGAAGGCCAACCTGGCACAGCGGGAACCGCAAACTTTGAAACGCTGGCAGAAGGAGAGTCTGTACCAGCAGATTCGCCAGGCCCGGGCTGGTCGTGAAAAATTTATTCTGCACGATGGTCCCCCCTACGCGAATGGTGAGATTCATATCGGTCACGCGGTTAACAAAATTCTGAAAGACATTATTGTCAAAGCGAAAACCCTGAGCGGGTTCGATGCGCCTTATATTCCAGGCTGGGATTGCCACGGCTTGCCCATCGAGCACAATGTGGAGAAGAAAGTCGGCAAAGCCGGGGTGAAGGTGGACTTTGCCACGTTTCGCAAAAAGTGCCGCGAGTATGCTGCGAAGCAGGTTGCAGGCCAAAAAGAAGGCTTTGTGCGCTTGGGAGTGCTCGGTGACTGGGACAAACCCTATCTCACGATGGACTACAAAACCGAGGCGGATATTGTGCGTGCGCTTGGAAAAATCGTCGCCAATGGCCATCTTGTACGGGGGTTTAAGCCCGTGTATTGGAGCGTGGTGGGTGGGTCTGCACTCGCTGAAGCCGAAGTGGAATACCAGGAAAAAACATCCTTCTCCATTGACGTTAAATACGCGGTAAAGGATGAGACTGACCTTACCCAGCGGGTACCGGAGCTCGGTGGAGAGGGGCCTGTATCGGTTGTGATCTGGACCACTACACCCTGGACCTTGCCGTCCAGTCAGGCGGTGAGCCTGAATGCGGATCTCGAGTACGTGGTTGTACAGCAGCCGGGCGCACGCGTGCTGGTTGCGGAAGCCTTGCTGGAATCCGTCGGCAAGCGTGCCGGTATCGATACCGCAACTATTGTGGGGCGCTGCCATGGCCGGGACCTGGAAAAACTGGTGTTGCAGCACCCTTTCTATACCCGTGATGTACCTGTGATTCTCGGTGATCACGTGACGACTGATGCGGGCACCGGCTGTGTCCACACGGCACCAGACCACGGTATGGAAGATTTCGAGGTCGGTTCGCGCTACGGCATTGGCACCCTTAACTATGTGGATGAGAACGGCCTTTATCGAGCAAATGTCGAAATATTCGCCGGTGAGCATGTTTACAAAGTCGACGAAAAAATTATTGCGTTACTGGAATCTCGCGGTGCGCTTCTGCATCAGGAGAAATTTACCCACAGCTATCCTCATTGCTGGCGAACCAAAACGCCTCTGATCTTCCGCGCGACCCCGCAGTGGTTTATCAGTATGACGAAAAATAGTTTACTGGATACGGTAAAAACAGCGGTGGATGGCGTTGAGTGGATCCCAGATTGGGGTGAGGCGCGGATGCGGTCTATGTTGGAGGCGAGTCCAGACTGGTGCATCTCGCGTCAACGCACCTGGGGTGTGCCGATCGCGCTGTTTGTTCACAAAGAAACACAAGACCTGCACCCGGATACACCTGTGCTGGTGGAAAAAGTGGCTGCGCTGATTGAAGCGGACGGTATGGACGCCTGGTTTAACCTCAACCCCGAGGACATTCTCGGTGACGACGCCGCCAATTACAGCAAAGTCACCGATACCCTCGATGTATGGTTTGACTCGGGCGTGACCCATTATTCCGTGATCCAGCAGCGCGAAGAACTTCAGTATCCGGCAGACCTTTATCTGGAAGGCTCCGACCAGCATCGCGGCTGGTTCCAGTCGTCTCTCAAAACTGCGATTGCCATCAACGGCACTGCGCCTTATAAGCAAGTGCTCACTCATGGTTTTACCGTGGACGCCAATGGTAAGAAAATGTCGAAATCGATCGGCAATACCGTGTCTCCGCAAAAGGTGATGAACGAGCTCGGGGCTGATGTGCTGCGACTTTGGGTCGCGGCCACGGACTTCAGCGGCGATATGAGCGTTTCCGATGAAATTCTTATGCGCACCGCCGATAGTTACCGCCGTATTCGCAATACGATGCGGTATTTTATGTCGAACCTTAACGGTTTCGACCCGGTGATCAACAGTGTTGCCTTTGACGATATGGTTGCGTTGGACCGCTGGGCAGTCGATCGCGCAGCCAAGCTGCAGCGGGATATCGTCGCCTGCTACGACAGCTACCAGTTCCACACGATTTATCAGAAAATTCATAACTTCTGCATTGTCGATATGGGCGGCTTTTATCTCGACATTATTAAAGACCGCGTGTACACCATGCAGGAAGACAGCCGTGCCCGTCGCTCGGCGCAAACAGCGCAGTACCTGATTGTACAAGCGCTGGTACGCTGGATTGCGCCCATCCTGTCGTTCACCGCTGACGAGATCTGGCAGGCGCTGCCCGGTGAAAAGTCGGGGCCTGTATTCGTGGCTGAGTGGCTTGCGTTACCGGAGTTGAGCGAAGACGACGCGCTAAATAACAGCTATTGGCAGACCGCGGCGAAAGTTAAAACTGCAGTGAATAAAGTGCTCGAGAGCAAGCGCAGTTCCGGTGTTATCGGCGGTTCACTTGGGGCGGAAGTTACCCTGTATGCGAGTGACGAGCTTTATGCAAAATTAAACTCGCTGGGTGAGGAGCTGCGCTTTGTGTTGCTGGTTTCTGGAGTAACTCTGCAAAAACTGGATGTGGCGCCTGAAGACGCAGACCCGGTTGACGTTGCTGGGTTGAAGGTTGCGGTAACCAAGTCGGAAGCGGCTAAGTGCGCCCGTTGCTGGCACCAGCGCGATGATGTGGGAAGCCATAGCGAGCATCCAGAGTTGTGTGGCCGCTGTGTGTCGAATGTTGAAGGTAATGGGGAAGTTCGTCACTATGCTTAA
- the ribF gene encoding bifunctional riboflavin kinase/FAD synthetase — translation MTPPEFIHGLHSLHPNHHGCVATIGSFDGVHRGHQEVIRQLREHASAHQVPALVMVFEPQPSEFFSQEKAPPRLMRLRDKTEALFAAGVDRVLCLRFNRELRGLSAQAFIEQVLVARLGIRHLVIGDDFRFGCDRQGDYGMLAAAGERFGFSVCDTRTVLDGGQRISSTRIRALLEQDAFAEAARLLGYEYRIRGRVIYGKQLGRTLGFPTANVHLGRYRTAVQGVYAVAVDIDGGAQNVPAVANIGVRPTVSGGREPLLEVHLLEHGGNLYGHWINVRIKHKLRSEMRFESLAALQAQITHDVEIAKRWFNETH, via the coding sequence ATGACGCCTCCCGAATTTATCCATGGCTTGCATAGCCTGCATCCCAATCATCACGGGTGCGTTGCTACCATCGGCTCCTTCGATGGTGTGCACCGCGGCCATCAGGAAGTTATCCGCCAGTTGCGTGAGCACGCCAGCGCCCACCAAGTTCCCGCACTCGTGATGGTGTTTGAGCCGCAACCCTCTGAGTTTTTCTCGCAGGAGAAGGCTCCGCCGCGACTTATGCGGTTGCGGGACAAAACCGAGGCGCTGTTCGCTGCCGGTGTCGACAGGGTGTTGTGTTTGCGTTTTAACCGTGAACTGCGCGGTTTATCTGCGCAGGCGTTTATTGAGCAAGTTTTGGTTGCGCGACTGGGTATAAGACACCTGGTGATTGGTGACGATTTTCGTTTCGGCTGCGATAGGCAGGGCGACTACGGGATGCTGGCTGCGGCCGGCGAACGGTTTGGTTTCAGCGTGTGCGATACCCGCACTGTACTGGATGGCGGCCAACGTATCAGCAGCACACGTATTCGTGCATTATTGGAGCAAGACGCGTTTGCCGAAGCGGCGCGTTTACTGGGCTACGAGTACCGAATTCGCGGGCGGGTGATTTACGGTAAGCAGCTGGGCCGAACCCTGGGTTTCCCTACCGCAAATGTGCATCTTGGTCGTTACCGCACTGCGGTACAAGGCGTTTACGCGGTCGCTGTCGATATTGATGGCGGTGCGCAAAACGTTCCTGCGGTGGCCAATATTGGTGTTCGCCCCACGGTATCTGGAGGGCGGGAGCCTTTGCTTGAAGTGCATTTACTCGAGCATGGGGGGAATCTTTACGGCCACTGGATTAACGTCCGCATCAAACACAAATTACGCAGCGAAATGCGCTTTGAGTCGCTTGCTGCATTACAGGCGCAGATCACTCACGACGTTGAGATCGCCAAACGTTGGTTTAACGAAACCCACTGA
- the murJ gene encoding murein biosynthesis integral membrane protein MurJ, which produces MTSEYRAQEPKKSPSVLRSSAVVGSMTMLSRLMGLLRDILFARFLGAEASADAFYVAFKIPNFLRRLFAEGAFAQAFVPVLSEYREHGSVEAVRNFIDRVAGCLGSALVLLTVVVVIASPLVVGVFGMGFLLKNPDKFALTSDLLRITFPYLLLISLTGFAGAILNSYDRFAVPAFTPVLLNATLIIAAAMVAPRMDEPAFALAWGVLVAGVIQLLFQIPFLLQLGLLPHPTVDWGDEAVTRVLKLMAPAMFGVSVSQINLLFDTALASFLPDGSISWLYFSDRLTELPLGVFGVGIATVILPALSRQHVRGGQAFSHTLDWAMRLILLIGLPAAVALIVLAEPILFALFQYDQFRPTDVMMAKYSLWAYAFGVTAFMLIKVLASGFFSRQDTRTPVRIGIIAMATNMVLNIVFVLPLHFIWQVGHAGLALATSGSAFLNAALLLRGLRQCGAYQPGDGWLRFAVQSLLANAVMAVVLLAGVSQIGDMAVADALTRLGWVLGLCAAGLLAYLAILFISGVRPGHLRPTSS; this is translated from the coding sequence TTGACCTCTGAATATCGCGCTCAAGAACCGAAAAAATCGCCCAGCGTGCTGCGCTCCAGTGCGGTGGTGGGGTCCATGACGATGCTTTCGCGGCTTATGGGCTTGCTTAGGGATATCTTGTTTGCGCGATTTCTCGGCGCAGAAGCGTCTGCCGATGCCTTTTATGTGGCCTTCAAAATTCCCAATTTTTTGCGTCGGTTATTCGCCGAAGGCGCATTTGCCCAGGCATTCGTGCCTGTGCTTTCAGAGTATCGGGAACACGGCAGTGTAGAAGCCGTCCGCAACTTTATTGACCGGGTTGCCGGTTGCCTTGGTTCAGCTCTGGTGTTGCTCACTGTGGTCGTGGTTATTGCTTCACCGCTTGTTGTAGGTGTTTTTGGCATGGGCTTTTTGCTGAAAAACCCGGACAAATTTGCGCTTACCTCGGATTTGCTGCGGATCACGTTTCCTTATCTGTTGCTTATTTCGCTCACAGGTTTTGCCGGCGCTATACTCAACAGCTACGACCGTTTTGCCGTACCGGCATTCACTCCGGTGTTGCTGAATGCGACGCTGATAATTGCAGCAGCCATGGTTGCACCTCGGATGGATGAACCGGCGTTTGCGCTGGCTTGGGGGGTTCTGGTGGCCGGAGTTATCCAGCTGTTGTTCCAGATTCCCTTTCTGCTCCAACTGGGCTTGCTGCCTCACCCTACGGTGGACTGGGGCGATGAAGCCGTTACGCGGGTGTTGAAACTGATGGCACCGGCGATGTTTGGGGTTTCGGTTAGCCAGATTAATTTGCTGTTCGACACGGCTCTGGCGTCCTTTTTACCAGACGGTTCCATTTCCTGGTTGTACTTTTCCGACCGCCTCACGGAGCTTCCTCTGGGGGTCTTTGGCGTTGGCATTGCCACCGTCATATTGCCTGCGCTTTCCCGTCAGCACGTGCGTGGAGGGCAGGCCTTCAGTCATACGCTGGATTGGGCCATGCGACTGATCTTGTTGATTGGCCTGCCTGCAGCTGTCGCGCTGATTGTCCTGGCTGAACCTATCCTGTTTGCGCTCTTCCAGTATGATCAGTTTCGTCCGACCGACGTGATGATGGCGAAATACAGCTTGTGGGCTTACGCGTTTGGGGTAACGGCTTTTATGTTGATCAAAGTGTTGGCCAGCGGTTTCTTTTCCCGGCAGGACACCCGTACACCGGTGCGAATAGGCATTATCGCGATGGCGACCAATATGGTGTTGAATATTGTGTTCGTGCTGCCGCTGCACTTTATCTGGCAGGTGGGGCACGCAGGCCTGGCTCTTGCGACATCCGGCTCAGCGTTTCTCAATGCGGCGCTGTTGTTGCGGGGCTTGCGCCAGTGCGGGGCCTATCAACCCGGTGATGGGTGGCTGCGGTTCGCGGTTCAGTCATTGTTGGCGAATGCGGTGATGGCGGTAGTGTTGCTGGCGGGTGTCTCGCAGATAGGCGATATGGCGGTTGCCGATGCGCTCACGCGGTTAGGGTGGGTGCTTGGGCTCTGTGCGGCAGGCTTGCTGGCGTATCTGGCGATTCTATTTATTTCGGGGGTGCGTCCGGGACATCTGCGGCCCACATCCAGTTGA
- a CDS encoding OmpA family protein, with translation MKLQAKTFTKTLTAIALSSVIASPILAASSTTPSDISAKTAAKSAGIFTTATIVGGVAGGPVGFFLGALSGAYLGEQNKNHERDKTALKEAETSLTSSRNEIAMQQRVIAKMQKQVEQPIEFLVYFPTGEDALSHQDSQRIQSLANYMADNPSLRVRLDGFADPRGTDEYNNVLSEERARSVVDALVARGIDSRRIEYQAHGASLSMATAGDKDAYALERKVRIEVYSPKLTRKVAAN, from the coding sequence ATGAAACTGCAAGCGAAAACTTTCACCAAAACACTCACAGCTATCGCCCTATCCAGCGTCATTGCTTCACCGATACTTGCTGCAAGTTCAACCACACCAAGCGATATAAGCGCAAAAACCGCTGCAAAAAGCGCGGGCATTTTTACCACAGCAACTATCGTGGGCGGCGTGGCCGGTGGCCCGGTCGGCTTTTTTCTCGGGGCCCTCTCCGGCGCCTACCTGGGCGAACAAAACAAAAACCACGAGCGCGACAAAACCGCGCTGAAAGAAGCGGAAACATCTCTCACCAGCAGCCGTAACGAGATCGCCATGCAGCAACGAGTCATCGCGAAAATGCAGAAACAAGTAGAACAGCCAATCGAGTTTTTAGTGTACTTCCCTACCGGCGAAGATGCGCTTTCACACCAGGACAGCCAACGCATTCAATCGCTCGCAAATTACATGGCAGATAACCCAAGCCTTCGCGTGCGTCTTGACGGTTTTGCAGACCCACGAGGCACTGACGAGTACAACAATGTTCTGTCCGAGGAGCGTGCACGGAGTGTTGTCGACGCGCTGGTCGCACGCGGTATAGACAGTCGAAGAATTGAGTACCAGGCACACGGTGCTAGCCTGTCAATGGCCACCGCTGGGGATAAAGACGCCTACGCGCTGGAAAGGAAAGTTCGTATCGAAGTGTACAGCCCCAAGCTTACCCGCAAAGTAGCAGCAAACTGA
- a CDS encoding methyltransferase family protein, producing MNTQTSTAGIRQTKSGAWITDKAWICGVVGAITVLLCAMAYNRFDILNKGLFVFGQQLTSNRTDSILAALFIITAAMLITEMVRLWLWDRDGFISIDPDLRARNLGAFFTKSLLNYLLYLAALWVVLEFYHTANEYGFRMNANYYQGWFRFTEMVWSAYLWAGLPYVLITRAVRYDPKADSRDTGWFLGKLLRYPLGKVSGSPQLCPQFGPDDAKIARALIVKLFFTPLMTVFFIGQFPHLVSNVGYVFGSLPASIANGTYTHRVFNSDFFNISIAFIFSIDVALAWCGYVISSRWVDNQTASAEPTMLGWVVCLICYPPFQQALGWYYSAPGERDVLRFDNQWIITVFTGMMVCSYIVYMSATLWFGVRFSNLTNRGIIRKGPFAFVRHPAYASKNFAWWCVMFPAILYNATHTGIELAAMQTFGLCLMTFVYYQRALTEERHLRLDPVYLEYCEQVKYRFIPRVL from the coding sequence ATGAACACTCAAACTTCGACTGCCGGCATCAGGCAGACTAAATCTGGTGCGTGGATTACCGACAAAGCCTGGATATGTGGGGTGGTAGGTGCGATTACCGTACTCCTGTGTGCGATGGCATATAACCGGTTCGATATTTTGAATAAAGGGTTGTTTGTGTTCGGCCAACAACTCACCAGTAATCGTACCGACAGTATTCTGGCTGCGCTGTTTATTATCACTGCGGCGATGCTGATCACAGAGATGGTGAGGCTGTGGCTTTGGGATCGGGATGGCTTTATATCGATCGACCCAGACCTGCGCGCGCGTAATTTAGGCGCGTTCTTTACAAAGTCACTGTTGAACTACTTGTTATATCTGGCCGCGCTATGGGTTGTGTTGGAGTTTTATCACACCGCCAACGAATACGGTTTTCGCATGAATGCCAACTACTATCAAGGTTGGTTCCGGTTTACCGAAATGGTGTGGTCCGCTTATTTGTGGGCGGGTTTACCCTATGTATTGATTACCCGAGCAGTGCGCTATGATCCAAAAGCGGATTCCCGCGATACCGGTTGGTTTCTCGGCAAGCTCCTGCGCTACCCTCTGGGTAAAGTCTCTGGGTCGCCGCAGTTGTGCCCTCAGTTTGGCCCGGATGATGCCAAAATTGCTCGTGCTCTGATTGTGAAGTTGTTCTTTACCCCATTGATGACAGTATTTTTTATTGGCCAGTTTCCGCACCTGGTCAGCAATGTGGGCTATGTATTTGGCAGCCTGCCGGCAAGTATCGCAAATGGGACTTACACTCACCGGGTGTTTAACAGCGACTTTTTTAATATTTCGATCGCGTTTATTTTTTCTATCGATGTGGCTCTGGCCTGGTGTGGGTATGTAATCTCCTCTCGCTGGGTCGACAACCAGACGGCATCCGCCGAACCAACAATGCTGGGCTGGGTTGTCTGCCTTATATGTTATCCGCCGTTCCAGCAGGCGTTGGGTTGGTACTATTCCGCACCCGGTGAGCGCGATGTGCTGCGTTTCGACAACCAGTGGATTATCACCGTGTTTACCGGCATGATGGTGTGCAGCTATATTGTCTATATGTCGGCGACTTTGTGGTTCGGAGTGCGCTTTTCTAACCTGACCAATCGCGGAATTATCCGCAAAGGGCCTTTCGCTTTTGTACGACACCCCGCTTATGCCTCGAAAAACTTTGCCTGGTGGTGTGTGATGTTCCCGGCGATTTTATACAACGCCACGCACACAGGTATCGAACTGGCTGCGATGCAAACGTTTGGTTTGTGCCTGATGACCTTTGTCTACTATCAACGTGCTTTGACCGAGGAGCGCCATCTGCGGCTCGATCCAGTGTATCTCGAATACTGTGAACAGGTTAAATATCGTTTTATTCCCCGCGTTCTCTAG
- a CDS encoding DUF4124 domain-containing protein, which yields MKRQYWALGLTLALSHLGLSQSYADAVKWVDEKGRVHFGDRPPANTAVETEIVELKEAPKLGLTSEELNEQRKRVNDYRAELRRQEVEREQASQLPQTDKRKPVTTPPTREECAMLHPNKTKDRVECFREAEQDMH from the coding sequence ATGAAACGGCAGTACTGGGCACTCGGGCTCACCCTCGCTTTAAGTCACTTAGGTTTGTCGCAATCCTATGCTGATGCAGTGAAATGGGTTGACGAGAAAGGTCGTGTACATTTCGGCGATCGGCCACCCGCCAATACCGCCGTCGAAACAGAAATCGTTGAGCTCAAAGAAGCCCCCAAACTCGGCTTAACCAGCGAAGAACTCAACGAACAGCGCAAGCGCGTTAACGATTATCGCGCGGAGCTGCGCCGCCAGGAAGTGGAGCGAGAGCAGGCATCACAACTTCCTCAAACCGATAAGCGCAAGCCGGTAACAACACCACCAACCCGGGAAGAGTGCGCCATGCTACACCCGAACAAAACAAAAGATCGCGTCGAGTGTTTTCGCGAGGCTGAGCAGGACATGCACTAA